The proteins below come from a single Rosa rugosa chromosome 2, drRosRugo1.1, whole genome shotgun sequence genomic window:
- the LOC133731465 gene encoding uncharacterized protein LOC133731465, with protein sequence MVLIKHSEEFHLEYDLLVKQNQILKNRLQSLSTRVEQVECELEIKKKKVNDVEAKNVSLRKQLDEFLQEHHCMLETKKKEVTAAEAQNKDIKKQFDELFLEHLSLLEKNDTLNNQLQSSGTKIVRLEYEVLAKTRDLKAAEANDITLRKDKKTLEEQLQAWGTKLRHIEIIESELNTRKRSISAYEAKISDLKNQVEELSLQHDCLLGNNLTLRNQVQLSHTRLRQTESELGTKTQEVCVVKTNIVALNKENDDLENQLRSLETRLKRDRI encoded by the coding sequence ATGGTTCTAATCAAACACTCTGAAGAGTTCCATCTTGAGTATGATCTCTTGGTCAAGCAAAACCAAATTTTAAAGAACCGATTGCAGTCATTGAGCACAAGAGTCGAACAGGTAGAATGTGAACTTGAGATCAAGAAGAAAAAGGTTAATGATGTAGAAGCCAAGAATGTTTCTCTAAGAAAGCAACTTGATGAGTTCCTCCAAGAGCACCATTGTATGCTTGAGACCAAGAAAAAAGAGGTTACTGCTGCAGAAGCCCAGAATAAAGATATAAAGAAGCAATTTGATGAGCTCTTCCTTGAGCACCTTAGCTTACTTGAGAAGAACGATACTTTAAACAACCAGTTGCAGTCATCAGGGACCAAAATCGTACGGCTAGAATATGAAGTTTTGGCCAAGACAAGAGACTTGAAAGCTGCTGAAGCCAATGATATTACTTTAAGGAAGGATAAGAAAACTTTGGAGGAGCAGTTGCAGGCATGGGGCACAAAACTGAGACACATAGAAATCATAGAATCTGAACTTAACACAAGGAAAAGAAGTATCAGTGCATATGAAGCCAAAATTTCTGATCTAAAAAACCAAGTTGAAGAGCTCTCTCTTCAACACGATTGTTTGCTTGGGAACAACCTGACTTTAAGGAACCAGGTGCAGTTGTCGCACACAAGACTTAGACAAACAGAATCAGAACTTGGGACCAAGACACAAGAAGTTTGTGTTGTAAAAACCAATATTGTTGCTCTAAATAAGGAAAATGATGATTTGGAGAACCAGTTGCGGTCATTGGAGACAAGACTTAAAAGAGATAGAATCTGA
- the LOC133731466 gene encoding uncharacterized protein LOC133731466, whose amino-acid sequence MEELYIYIKQLRNQLQSLERRAKNLKELCGELALDNDRLLEENPILRNQLQSLERRAKNLKELSEELALDKDRLLQENNQLGSEVGTMTEQVNAAETNATMVKKVTLILTMIVLDYDRLLKENKNLKNQWDWEMVTSADKD is encoded by the coding sequence ATGGAAGAACTGTATATCTATATTAAACAACTTCGTAATCAGTTGCAGTCACTGGAAAGAAGAGCCAAAAATCTAAAGGAACTATGTGGAGAATTGGCTCTTGATAATGATCGTTTACTTGAGGAAAACCCAATTCTAAGGAATCAGTTGCAGTCATTGGAAAGAAGAGCCAAAAATCTAAAGGAACTATCTGAAGAATTGGCTCTCGATAAAGATCGTTTACTTCAGGAAAACAACCAGTTGGGATCTGAAGTTGGGACAATGACAGAACAAGTTAATGCTGCAGAAACCAATGCTACTATGGTTAAGAAAGTAACCTTGATATTGACTATGATAGTTCTTGACTATGATCGTTTACTGAAGGAGAACAAAAATTTGAAAAACCAATGGGATTGGGAGATGGTCACATCTGCAGATAAAGATTAG
- the LOC133728769 gene encoding uncharacterized protein LOC133728769: MVFLVQFVRIMDKARARNYVFDLLLIGLFLVLFQMTQRLYRYIKILKQEYFLFLEKKDIQLQLWHSRLKQLEYEVKIETKDLNAAEDNILSLKKQFEEFCLEYDRVLAENYTLRNRLQSSDMRLIQLENEYERKTKDAVNAAEEERIARSEGFLLECNRLIKENKMLRNQLMSLNWRLSHLASKRKSSNSLS, from the exons ATGGTCTTCTTGGTGCAATTTGTTAGGATCATGGACAAGGCTAGGGCTAGGAACTACGTTTTTGATTTACTTCTCATAG GGTTATTCCTAGTCCTTTTTCAGATGACACAAAGACTATATCGGTATATCAAAATCCTTAAACAAGAgtactttctttttcttgagAAAAAAGACATCCAATTGCAGTTGTGGCACTCAAGACTCAAACAGCTTGAGTATGAAGTCAAGATTGAAACCAAAGACCTTAATGCTGCAGAAGACAACATTCTTTCTCTAAAGAAACAATTTGAAGAGTTTTGTCTCGAGTATGATCGGGTACTTGCAGAAAACTACACTTTAAGGAACCGGTTGCAGTCATCGGATATGAGACTCATACAGCTTGAAAATGAATACGAGAGAAAGACAAAAGACGCTGTTAATGCTGCAGAAGAGGAAAGGATTGCTCGAAGTGAAGGTTTTCTTCTCGAATGTAATCGTTTAATTAAGGAAAACAAAATGTTAAGAAATCAATTGATGTCCTTGAACTGGAGATTGTCACATTTAGCtagcaagaggaaatcaagtAATTCTTTGTCTTAA
- the LOC133731467 gene encoding mitogen-activated protein kinase kinase kinase 18-like, with translation MNWTRGRTIGVGSSATVSIARSCDSGEVFAVKSASLSHSHSLQVEQELLSTLSCAQIVSYKGCNISTENGGVLYNLCLEYAPGGTLSDEVRRQGGSLSESTMRSYTRQILLGMQYLHANGIVHCDIKGHNILVTEEGAKLADLGCARRVNGDHGSATISGTPLYMAPEAARGEQQGFPADVWALGCTIIEMATGQVPWPNVSDPVSGLYRIGFSGDVPEIPNSLSKQGREFVSECLKRDALERWSASELLKHSFLLEEEESYCWNSPTTVLDHGMWDLEEFDDMEWEQSTCSNSARERIRRLSEGNAETTSLVGGMLNWACDGDWVTVRSNKEVNILPEDANQDYEDEATNTNSSASSNGLGLGTRNSSFSCRDRKYWPLKASNSKCSKNVFCINQNFDNEEFWFFVHDILNVVDLFKALVN, from the coding sequence ATGAACTGGACCAGAGGCCGTACAATCGGCGTTGGCTCCTCGGCCACCGTCTCTATAGCCAGGTCTTGTGATTCCGGGGAGGTTTTCGCGGTGAAATCAGCAAGTCTCTCACATTCTCACTCCCTTCAGGTGGAGCAAGAGCTTCTGTCCACTTTGAGCTGCGCTCAAATAGTGTCGTACAAGGGCTGCAACATCTCCACCGAAAACGGCGGCGTTCTCTACAATCTCTGCCTCGAGTACGCACCGGGCGGCACGCTTTCCGATGAAGTTCGAAGGCAAGGCGGGTCGTTAAGCGAGTCCACGATGAGATCCTACACGAGGCAGATACTATTGGGGATGCAGTACCTACATGCTAATGGAATTGTACATTGTGACATTAAGGGTCACAATATTTTGGTGACGGAAGAGGGCGCGAAGTTGGCGGATTTGGGTTGTGCTCGACGCGTAAATGGTGATCATGGCTCCGCTACCATTAGTGGCACTCCTCTTTACATGGCACCTGAGGCAGCGCGTGGAGAGCAACAAGGGTTCCCGGCCGATGTGTGGGCCCTAGGATGTACAATAATCGAGATGGCTACGGGGCAAGTCCCGTGGCCTAATGTTTCGGACCCGGTATCGGGTTTGTACCGGATCGGGTTTTCGGGTGATGTGCCCGAGATTCCAAACTCTTTGTCAAAGCAAGGTAGGGAATTTGTGAGCGAGTGTTTGAAGAGAGACGCATTGGAGAGGTGGTCAGCTAGTGAGCTGCTCAAGCATTCTTTTCTTCTCGAGGAAGAGGAATCCTATTGTTGGAATAGTCCCACAACTGTGTTGGATCATGGTATGTGGGACTTGGAGGAGTTTGATGATATGGAATGGGAACAAAGTACCTGTTCAAATTCAGCTAGGGAAAGAATTAGAAGGTTGAGTGAAGGGAATGCCGAGACGACATCGTTAGTCGGTGGAATGCTCAATTGGGCTTGTGATGGAGATTGGGTGACGGTGAGAAGCAACAAGGAGGTTAATATATTGCCAGAAGATGCCAATCAAGATTATGAAGATGAGGCAACAAATACAAATTCTAGTGCTAGTAgtaatgggttgggtttgggcaCTCGTAATAGTAGTTTTAGTTGTAGGGATCGGAAGTATTGGCCTTTGAAGGCCTCAAATTCCAAATGTAGCAAAAATGTGTTCTGTATAAACCAAAACTTTGATAATGAGGAATTTTGGTTTTTTGTGCATGACATACTTAATGTTGTCGATCTGTTTAAGGCCCTAGTTAATTAA